Proteins co-encoded in one Gossypium arboreum isolate Shixiya-1 chromosome 11, ASM2569848v2, whole genome shotgun sequence genomic window:
- the LOC108474116 gene encoding disease resistance protein RPV1-like isoform X1: MSSLLSTSSSIPRQKEYDVFLSFRGEDTRHNFTDHLYDALRRTGIVTFRDDPKLEAGEEIAPELFKAIQQSWCSLIVFSENYVFSGWCLEELAEIVKQKKENGHKVFPIFYGVDPSDLRKQKEKVEAAFAKHEERYKEDEAKIQRWRSALTEVANIKGWHSNNRHESEFIGDIVKKISAKLCQTYPVVHDDELVGISPSLDNLHSEIEIGEDDIRIIGICGMGGIGKTTLARVVYSQMSPHFEGKSFLANVREVSEKYGLVSLQKQLLSQILLDKSFNFFNAHEGKAIINHRLSHKKVLVVLDDVDNLQHLKCLVGRRDWFGLGSRIIVTTRDEHLLRSYRVDGVYKPTTLKRNDALHLFNLKAFGCEKVPKEDFIELAKHVVGYAGGLPLALEVLGSFLCDRDARQWKSAIERLERDSNKEIFDRLQISFDGLEEREKNIFLDIACFFNGEEKDFVMKVLDGCEFFPDIGIDVLIKKSLLTINRHNQLLMHDLLQEMGRKIVREKSIDEPGKRCRLWEERDVYHVLTKATATEMIEGLIIDNKRELDKTLTLNGDTFLKMKRLRLLKVHCLSNCCDLTYLSNELRLLEWSGCSLRFLPLGFQPENLVVLLLPYSNIEQLWKENTALYKLKVLNLKGSENLIKAPDVTTAPNLEILVLEGCTRLVYVHPSVGVLTRLKLLNLRGCKSLRSFPTKIGMESLEMLILSGCSKFQSFPEIDGKMECLLELCFDGTKIKELPSSIGNLRRLEVLNLKDCKSFKSLPTKIGMESLEKLILSGCSNLQSLPEIDGKMECLLELYLDGTNIKDLPSSIENLRRLKVLNLKDCKSLRSLPIKIGMESLKKLILSGCSNLKRFPEIDGKMECLLELYLDGTGIKELPISIGNLSSLVLLNLKDCRNLVDLPESIGGCKSLKSLNLSGCHKVEYLPENLQQIEFLEELDLSETSMTKPPPFIFQFKNLKVLSFNGSKGSSSKLQKKLPSLLKVIQRGRTNSMALMLPSLSGLSSLKELNLRDRNLCEGDIPSDISRLSCLEVLDLGGNNFISIPSCVTRISKLGFLVLSDCRALKLLPELPTSILGVIINGCTSLEIVANPSKVCNSSFWSYMIGVNCFRLAENIDALTLLKKHLKVFGNSKKIFTIIIPESEMPEWFSQQRGESSIKIDLPLEVRNDSQWMGVALCCIFVSDDASRDERLICRAVIHGRYSRQANCTQSNFQGRVPRQVDWSGYAVNDHFEQHVMKDHILIRYFSRDKLYPISLEDKCGVHETNNLWTTGCLDQECHQLELSFTDFICNSVKVKKCGVRIVYERDLEETQVLHSSQCCAKFEDIQQHSADDGSIGKGSLIKRKRNMYEEMDEGPQPKRMQKIFSSIMGRLGKKHKLWWR; this comes from the exons ATGTCCTCGTTACTGTCAACTTCCTCGTCTATTCCTAGACAAAAAGAATATGACGTATTCTTGAGTTTTAGAGGTGAAGATACTCGTCATAACTTCACAGACCATCTCTATGATGCTTTGAGAAGGACCGGAATCGTCACTTTCAGGGATGATCCAAAGCTGGAGGCCGGCGAAGAGATCGCGCCTGAGCTCTTCAAAGCAATTCAACAATCATGGTGCTCACTAATCGTTTTCTCGGAAAACTATGTCTTTTCAGGTTGGTGCTTGGAGGAACTTGCTGAGATTGTTAAACAAAAAAAGGAGAATGGACATAAAGTATTTCCAATTTTCTATGGTGTGGATCCATCTgatttaagaaaacaaaaagagaaagtTGAAGCAGCTTTTGCCAAACATGAAGAAAGATACAAGGAAGATGAAGCAAAGATCCAAAGGTGGAGAAGTGCTTTAACTGAAGTGGCTAATATCAAGGGATGGCACTCAAAtaatag GCATGAATCAGAATTTATTGGAGACATTGTTAAAAAAATATCAGCAAAGTTATGTCAAACATATCCAGTTGTCCATGATGATGAGTTAGTTGGAATTAGTCCAAGCTTGGACAATTTGCATTCGGAAATAgaaattggggaagatgatatccGTATCATAGGAATTTGTGGTATGGGTGGCATTGGCAAAACGACCCTCGCAAGAGTTGTTTATAGTCAAATGTCCCCTCATTTTGAAGGTAAAAGCTTTCTTGCAAATGTTCGAGAAGTTTCAGAGAAATATGGACTTGTTTCTTTACAAAAACAACTACTTTCTCAGATCTTGCTTGATAAAAGCTTCAATTTTTTTAATGCTCATGAAGGGAAAGCCATAATTAACCACAGGTTGTCTCACAAAAAAGTTCTTGTTGTTCTTGATGATGTTGATAACCTACAACACTTGAAATGCTTGGTTGGAAGGCGTGATTGGTTCGGTTTAGGGAGTAGAATCATTGTAACAACAAGAGATGAGCATTTGCTTCGATCTTATCGAGTTGATGGTGTTTATAAGCCTACAACATTGAAAAGAAATGATGCACTTCATCTTTTCAATTTGAAAGCTTTCGGTTGTGAGAAAGTGCCAAAAGAGGATTTCATTGAGCTAGCTAAACATGTCGTAGGTTATGCTGGTGGACTCCCCTTAGCTCTTGAAGTTTTGGGTTCTTTTCTATGTGATAGAGATGCAAGGCAATGGAAAAGTGCAATAGAAAGACTTGAAAGAGATTCTAACAAAGAAATTTTTGACAGACTTCAAATAAGTTTTGATGGACTGGAAGAAAGGGAGAAGAATATATTTCTAGATATAGCATGTTTCTTCAATGGGGAGGAGAAAGATTTTGTAATGAAAGTATTGGATGGTTGTGAATTTTTTCCGGATATTGGAATTGATGTTCTTATTAAAAAATCTCTACTAACTATTAACAGACACAACCAGTTGTTGATGCATGACTTGCTACAAGAAATGGGGAGAAAAATTGTTAGGGAAAAATCTATTGATGAACCTGGAAAACGTTGCAGATTGTGGGAGGAAAGAGATGTATATCATGTGCTAACAAAAGCAACT gctacaGAAATGATTGAAGGCTTAATCATCGACAATAAAAG GGAATTGGACAAGACTCTCACTTTGAATGGGGATACTTTCTTGAAGATGAAAAGATTAAGATTGCTCAAAGTCCATTGTCTTTCAAATTGTTGTGATCTCACCTACCTTTCTAATGAGCTACGACTTTTAGAATGGTCAGGATGTTCTTTAAGATTTCTGCCTTTAGGCTTCCAACCGGAAAATCTTGTTGTACTTCTCTTGCCTTATAGCAATATTGAACAATTGTGGAAGGAAAATACG GCCCTGTATAAGTTGAAAGTGCTCAACCTCAAAGGGTCGGAAAACCTGATCAAGGCACCAGACGTCACAACTGCCCCaaatcttgaaattttggttTTGGAAGGTTGTACTAGATTAGTATATGTTCATCCATCTGTTGGAGTTCTTACGAGGCTTAAGCTTTTGAATTTAAGAGGCTGCAAAAGTCTGAGGAGTTTTCCAACCAAAATTGGAATGGAATCTCTTGAAATGTTAATTCTTTCAGGTTGCTCAAAATTTCAAAGCTTTCCAGAGATTGATGGGAAAATGGAATGTTTGCTGGAGCTTTGTTTTGATGGGACAAAAATTAAAGAGCTACCTTCTTCAATCGGAAATCTCAGAAggcttgaagttttgaatttaaaaGACTGTAAAAGTTTTAAGAGTCTTCCAACCAAAATTGGAATGGAATCTCTTGAAAAGTTAATTCTTTCAGGTTGCTCAAATCTTCAAAGCCTGCCAGAGATTGATGGGAAAATGGAATGTTTATTGGAGCTTTATTTAGATGGGACAAACATTAAAGATCTACCTTCTTCAATCGAAAATCTCAGAAGACTTAAAGTTTTGAATCTAAAAGACTGCAAAAGTCTTAGGAGTCTTCCAATCAAAATTGGAATGGAATCTCTTAAAAAGTTAATTCTTTCAGGTTGCTCCAATCTTAAAAGGTTTCCAGAGATTGATGGCAAAATGGAATGCCTGCTAGAGCTTTATTTAGATGGGACGGGCATTAAAGAGCTACCTATTTCAATTGGAAACCTGAGCAgtcttgttttgttaaatttgaaaGATTGCAGGAACCTTGTGGATCTCCCAGAGAGCATAGGTGGGTGTAAAAGTTTAAAATCTCTTAATCTTTCTGGTTGTCATAAAGTTGAATATTTGCCAGAGAATTTGCAGCAAATAGAATTCTTGGAGGAGCTTGACTTAAGTGAAACATCCATGACAAAACCACCACCcttcatttttcaatttaaaaatcttaAAGTTCTGTCTTTTAATGGGAGCAAGGGATCTTCTTCCAAGTTACAAAAAAAACTTCCTTCTCTGTTAAAGGTAATCCAAAGAGGAAGGACAAATTCTATGGCTCTGATGTTGCCTTCGTTGTCAGGTTTGAGTTCATTAAAAGAGCTGAATCTAAGGGACCGCAATCTTTGTGAAGGAGATATTCCTAGTGATATTTCTCGCCTATCCTGTTTGGAAGTACTTGATCTTGGTGGTAACAACTTCATCAGCATACCTTCATGTGTAACTCGAATTTCCAAGCTTGGATTTCTTGTATTGTCAGATTGCAGAGCGCTTAAATTGTTGCCTGAGCTTCCAACAAGTATTCTTGGTGTAATAATAAATGGTTGTACTTCTCTCGAAATAGTTGCAAATCCATCAAAAGTTTGCAATTCAAGTTTTTGGTCGTATATGATAGGTGTTAATTGCTTCAGATTGGCTGAGAACATCGATGCCTTAACATTGCTGAAAAAACATCTAAAG GTATTTGGAAATTCAAAAAagatttttactattattataccTGAAAGTGAAATGCCAGAATGGTTTAGTCAACAAAGAGGTGAGTCTTCGATTAAGATAGATTTGCCACTCGAAGTTCGGAATGATAGTCAATGGATGGGAGTTGCTTTGTGCTGCATTTTTGTCAGTGATGATGCTTCAAGGGATGAGAGACTCATCTGTAGAGCTGTTATCCACGGTAGATATTCTAGACAAGCCAATTGCACTCAATCTAATTTCCAGGGTAGAGTTCCTCGACAAGTCGATTGGAGTGGCTATGCTGTAAATGATCATTTTGAACAGCACGTAATGAAGGACCACATTTTAATTCGTTATTTCTCGCGTGACAAGTTGTATCCAATTTCCTTGGAAGACAAATGTGGTGTACATGAAACCAATAATTTATGGACAACAGGTTGCTTAGATCAGGAATGCCATCAACTTGAGTTGTCGTTCACAGATTTCATCTGTAACAGTGTTAAGGTGAAGAAGTGTGGTGTTAGAATAGTGTATGAGAGAGACTTGGAAGAAACACAAGTGCTGCATAGTAGTCAGTGTTGTGCAAAATTTGAAGATATCCAGCAACACTCTGCTGATGATGGATCAATAGGTAAGGGTTCCCTAATAAAGCGAAAACGTAATATGTATGAGGAGATGGATGAAGGGCCGCAACCAAAACGAATGCAAAAAATTTTCAGTTCTATAATGGGCAGACTTGGGAAGAAGCACAAATTGTG GTGGAGATAA
- the LOC108474116 gene encoding disease resistance protein RPV1-like isoform X2, producing the protein MGGIGKTTLARVVYSQMSPHFEGKSFLANVREVSEKYGLVSLQKQLLSQILLDKSFNFFNAHEGKAIINHRLSHKKVLVVLDDVDNLQHLKCLVGRRDWFGLGSRIIVTTRDEHLLRSYRVDGVYKPTTLKRNDALHLFNLKAFGCEKVPKEDFIELAKHVVGYAGGLPLALEVLGSFLCDRDARQWKSAIERLERDSNKEIFDRLQISFDGLEEREKNIFLDIACFFNGEEKDFVMKVLDGCEFFPDIGIDVLIKKSLLTINRHNQLLMHDLLQEMGRKIVREKSIDEPGKRCRLWEERDVYHVLTKATATEMIEGLIIDNKRELDKTLTLNGDTFLKMKRLRLLKVHCLSNCCDLTYLSNELRLLEWSGCSLRFLPLGFQPENLVVLLLPYSNIEQLWKENTALYKLKVLNLKGSENLIKAPDVTTAPNLEILVLEGCTRLVYVHPSVGVLTRLKLLNLRGCKSLRSFPTKIGMESLEMLILSGCSKFQSFPEIDGKMECLLELCFDGTKIKELPSSIGNLRRLEVLNLKDCKSFKSLPTKIGMESLEKLILSGCSNLQSLPEIDGKMECLLELYLDGTNIKDLPSSIENLRRLKVLNLKDCKSLRSLPIKIGMESLKKLILSGCSNLKRFPEIDGKMECLLELYLDGTGIKELPISIGNLSSLVLLNLKDCRNLVDLPESIGGCKSLKSLNLSGCHKVEYLPENLQQIEFLEELDLSETSMTKPPPFIFQFKNLKVLSFNGSKGSSSKLQKKLPSLLKVIQRGRTNSMALMLPSLSGLSSLKELNLRDRNLCEGDIPSDISRLSCLEVLDLGGNNFISIPSCVTRISKLGFLVLSDCRALKLLPELPTSILGVIINGCTSLEIVANPSKVCNSSFWSYMIGVNCFRLAENIDALTLLKKHLKVFGNSKKIFTIIIPESEMPEWFSQQRGESSIKIDLPLEVRNDSQWMGVALCCIFVSDDASRDERLICRAVIHGRYSRQANCTQSNFQGRVPRQVDWSGYAVNDHFEQHVMKDHILIRYFSRDKLYPISLEDKCGVHETNNLWTTGCLDQECHQLELSFTDFICNSVKVKKCGVRIVYERDLEETQVLHSSQCCAKFEDIQQHSADDGSIGKGSLIKRKRNMYEEMDEGPQPKRMQKIFSSIMGRLGKKHKLWWR; encoded by the exons ATGGGTGGCATTGGCAAAACGACCCTCGCAAGAGTTGTTTATAGTCAAATGTCCCCTCATTTTGAAGGTAAAAGCTTTCTTGCAAATGTTCGAGAAGTTTCAGAGAAATATGGACTTGTTTCTTTACAAAAACAACTACTTTCTCAGATCTTGCTTGATAAAAGCTTCAATTTTTTTAATGCTCATGAAGGGAAAGCCATAATTAACCACAGGTTGTCTCACAAAAAAGTTCTTGTTGTTCTTGATGATGTTGATAACCTACAACACTTGAAATGCTTGGTTGGAAGGCGTGATTGGTTCGGTTTAGGGAGTAGAATCATTGTAACAACAAGAGATGAGCATTTGCTTCGATCTTATCGAGTTGATGGTGTTTATAAGCCTACAACATTGAAAAGAAATGATGCACTTCATCTTTTCAATTTGAAAGCTTTCGGTTGTGAGAAAGTGCCAAAAGAGGATTTCATTGAGCTAGCTAAACATGTCGTAGGTTATGCTGGTGGACTCCCCTTAGCTCTTGAAGTTTTGGGTTCTTTTCTATGTGATAGAGATGCAAGGCAATGGAAAAGTGCAATAGAAAGACTTGAAAGAGATTCTAACAAAGAAATTTTTGACAGACTTCAAATAAGTTTTGATGGACTGGAAGAAAGGGAGAAGAATATATTTCTAGATATAGCATGTTTCTTCAATGGGGAGGAGAAAGATTTTGTAATGAAAGTATTGGATGGTTGTGAATTTTTTCCGGATATTGGAATTGATGTTCTTATTAAAAAATCTCTACTAACTATTAACAGACACAACCAGTTGTTGATGCATGACTTGCTACAAGAAATGGGGAGAAAAATTGTTAGGGAAAAATCTATTGATGAACCTGGAAAACGTTGCAGATTGTGGGAGGAAAGAGATGTATATCATGTGCTAACAAAAGCAACT gctacaGAAATGATTGAAGGCTTAATCATCGACAATAAAAG GGAATTGGACAAGACTCTCACTTTGAATGGGGATACTTTCTTGAAGATGAAAAGATTAAGATTGCTCAAAGTCCATTGTCTTTCAAATTGTTGTGATCTCACCTACCTTTCTAATGAGCTACGACTTTTAGAATGGTCAGGATGTTCTTTAAGATTTCTGCCTTTAGGCTTCCAACCGGAAAATCTTGTTGTACTTCTCTTGCCTTATAGCAATATTGAACAATTGTGGAAGGAAAATACG GCCCTGTATAAGTTGAAAGTGCTCAACCTCAAAGGGTCGGAAAACCTGATCAAGGCACCAGACGTCACAACTGCCCCaaatcttgaaattttggttTTGGAAGGTTGTACTAGATTAGTATATGTTCATCCATCTGTTGGAGTTCTTACGAGGCTTAAGCTTTTGAATTTAAGAGGCTGCAAAAGTCTGAGGAGTTTTCCAACCAAAATTGGAATGGAATCTCTTGAAATGTTAATTCTTTCAGGTTGCTCAAAATTTCAAAGCTTTCCAGAGATTGATGGGAAAATGGAATGTTTGCTGGAGCTTTGTTTTGATGGGACAAAAATTAAAGAGCTACCTTCTTCAATCGGAAATCTCAGAAggcttgaagttttgaatttaaaaGACTGTAAAAGTTTTAAGAGTCTTCCAACCAAAATTGGAATGGAATCTCTTGAAAAGTTAATTCTTTCAGGTTGCTCAAATCTTCAAAGCCTGCCAGAGATTGATGGGAAAATGGAATGTTTATTGGAGCTTTATTTAGATGGGACAAACATTAAAGATCTACCTTCTTCAATCGAAAATCTCAGAAGACTTAAAGTTTTGAATCTAAAAGACTGCAAAAGTCTTAGGAGTCTTCCAATCAAAATTGGAATGGAATCTCTTAAAAAGTTAATTCTTTCAGGTTGCTCCAATCTTAAAAGGTTTCCAGAGATTGATGGCAAAATGGAATGCCTGCTAGAGCTTTATTTAGATGGGACGGGCATTAAAGAGCTACCTATTTCAATTGGAAACCTGAGCAgtcttgttttgttaaatttgaaaGATTGCAGGAACCTTGTGGATCTCCCAGAGAGCATAGGTGGGTGTAAAAGTTTAAAATCTCTTAATCTTTCTGGTTGTCATAAAGTTGAATATTTGCCAGAGAATTTGCAGCAAATAGAATTCTTGGAGGAGCTTGACTTAAGTGAAACATCCATGACAAAACCACCACCcttcatttttcaatttaaaaatcttaAAGTTCTGTCTTTTAATGGGAGCAAGGGATCTTCTTCCAAGTTACAAAAAAAACTTCCTTCTCTGTTAAAGGTAATCCAAAGAGGAAGGACAAATTCTATGGCTCTGATGTTGCCTTCGTTGTCAGGTTTGAGTTCATTAAAAGAGCTGAATCTAAGGGACCGCAATCTTTGTGAAGGAGATATTCCTAGTGATATTTCTCGCCTATCCTGTTTGGAAGTACTTGATCTTGGTGGTAACAACTTCATCAGCATACCTTCATGTGTAACTCGAATTTCCAAGCTTGGATTTCTTGTATTGTCAGATTGCAGAGCGCTTAAATTGTTGCCTGAGCTTCCAACAAGTATTCTTGGTGTAATAATAAATGGTTGTACTTCTCTCGAAATAGTTGCAAATCCATCAAAAGTTTGCAATTCAAGTTTTTGGTCGTATATGATAGGTGTTAATTGCTTCAGATTGGCTGAGAACATCGATGCCTTAACATTGCTGAAAAAACATCTAAAG GTATTTGGAAATTCAAAAAagatttttactattattataccTGAAAGTGAAATGCCAGAATGGTTTAGTCAACAAAGAGGTGAGTCTTCGATTAAGATAGATTTGCCACTCGAAGTTCGGAATGATAGTCAATGGATGGGAGTTGCTTTGTGCTGCATTTTTGTCAGTGATGATGCTTCAAGGGATGAGAGACTCATCTGTAGAGCTGTTATCCACGGTAGATATTCTAGACAAGCCAATTGCACTCAATCTAATTTCCAGGGTAGAGTTCCTCGACAAGTCGATTGGAGTGGCTATGCTGTAAATGATCATTTTGAACAGCACGTAATGAAGGACCACATTTTAATTCGTTATTTCTCGCGTGACAAGTTGTATCCAATTTCCTTGGAAGACAAATGTGGTGTACATGAAACCAATAATTTATGGACAACAGGTTGCTTAGATCAGGAATGCCATCAACTTGAGTTGTCGTTCACAGATTTCATCTGTAACAGTGTTAAGGTGAAGAAGTGTGGTGTTAGAATAGTGTATGAGAGAGACTTGGAAGAAACACAAGTGCTGCATAGTAGTCAGTGTTGTGCAAAATTTGAAGATATCCAGCAACACTCTGCTGATGATGGATCAATAGGTAAGGGTTCCCTAATAAAGCGAAAACGTAATATGTATGAGGAGATGGATGAAGGGCCGCAACCAAAACGAATGCAAAAAATTTTCAGTTCTATAATGGGCAGACTTGGGAAGAAGCACAAATTGTG GTGGAGATAA